The following coding sequences lie in one Polluticoccus soli genomic window:
- the ispG gene encoding (E)-4-hydroxy-3-methylbut-2-enyl-diphosphate synthase, whose translation MLQQYCPSLTDYRRLQTREVKIGDLLLGNGNPIRIQTMTTTDTMDTEATVAQCVRCIEAGAELVRITAPSKKEAENLLHIKNQLRAMGYTTPLVADIHFTPNAAEIAARIIEKVRVNPGNYVDKKKFDLIDYTDSEYNAEIERIHERFTPLVRICKEYGTAMRIGTNHGSLSDRIMSRYGDTPIGMVESAMEFLRIARGESYHQIILSMKSSNPQVMVQAYRLLIQKMDEEFGECYPLHLGVTEAGDGEDGRIKSAIGIGTLLEDGIGDTIRVSLTEDPEFEIPVCRDIVSRYADRAQHQPVAELTEQEKIQLPYSPFSYKRRETVAVDKIGGHNVPIVVADYKEEETITATSLEAIGYRYDIASDKWNIGDAAADYVYTGNRLLDFALPGTLQVLCDAQAWQGAEDKTKYHPVFQLEEYLNTTDVKGLHFVVIDAHQHWKDIDALVAKTQQNNNLVLCVESTNTHTMPSIRRFMIELMQRGVKCPVVFCVENRNKTLDEQLIDFATNSGGLLLDGFGDGGWLWNHTQHVSNEKITGRTYLEVKNNHQFLNNTAFSILQATRTRISKTEYISCPSCGRTLFDLQETTSKIRNATNHLKGVKIAIMGCIVNGPGEMADADFGYVGSGPGKITLYKGKEVVKRNVPSEIAVNELIELLKENDAWVEPPAVMA comes from the coding sequence ATGCTGCAGCAATATTGCCCCTCTCTTACTGACTACCGCCGGCTTCAGACCCGCGAAGTGAAAATTGGCGACCTGTTACTTGGCAACGGTAACCCCATCCGCATACAGACCATGACCACCACCGACACGATGGACACGGAAGCCACGGTGGCCCAGTGTGTGCGCTGTATAGAGGCGGGAGCAGAGCTCGTCCGTATTACAGCACCTAGCAAAAAAGAGGCGGAAAACCTGCTGCACATTAAAAACCAGTTGCGGGCAATGGGCTATACCACCCCACTGGTGGCTGATATCCACTTTACACCCAACGCTGCAGAGATAGCCGCACGCATTATTGAAAAAGTGCGCGTGAATCCGGGTAATTACGTTGACAAGAAGAAATTTGACCTGATAGATTATACCGATTCGGAATACAATGCTGAGATCGAGCGCATCCACGAACGATTTACCCCGCTGGTGCGCATCTGTAAGGAATACGGTACGGCAATGCGAATTGGTACCAACCACGGTTCGCTGAGCGACCGCATCATGAGCCGTTATGGCGACACTCCGATCGGCATGGTGGAAAGCGCTATGGAATTCCTTCGCATAGCACGAGGCGAAAGCTACCACCAGATCATACTTAGTATGAAATCGAGTAACCCACAGGTGATGGTGCAAGCTTATCGACTGCTTATCCAAAAAATGGATGAAGAGTTTGGCGAATGTTACCCGTTGCACCTTGGCGTAACAGAGGCAGGCGATGGTGAAGATGGTCGTATCAAGAGCGCGATAGGCATTGGCACTTTGCTGGAAGACGGCATTGGCGATACCATCAGGGTATCGTTAACTGAGGATCCTGAATTCGAGATACCTGTATGCCGCGACATCGTAAGTCGTTATGCTGACCGAGCGCAACATCAACCGGTAGCTGAGTTGACTGAGCAAGAAAAAATACAACTGCCTTATAGCCCATTCAGCTACAAGCGCCGTGAAACAGTAGCAGTTGATAAAATAGGCGGACATAATGTGCCTATTGTTGTAGCCGATTATAAAGAGGAAGAAACGATTACGGCAACGTCGCTGGAAGCTATCGGTTACCGTTATGATATAGCCAGCGATAAATGGAACATCGGTGATGCCGCGGCGGATTATGTATACACAGGCAATCGATTGCTGGATTTTGCACTACCCGGTACGTTGCAAGTGTTGTGCGACGCTCAAGCATGGCAAGGTGCGGAAGACAAAACAAAATACCATCCGGTCTTCCAACTCGAAGAATACCTGAATACCACGGATGTTAAAGGACTGCATTTTGTAGTTATAGATGCGCACCAACACTGGAAAGACATAGATGCATTAGTCGCTAAAACGCAACAAAACAACAACCTTGTTTTGTGCGTAGAAAGCACCAATACACACACTATGCCTTCTATTCGCAGGTTTATGATAGAGCTTATGCAACGCGGTGTGAAATGCCCTGTTGTATTTTGCGTAGAGAACCGCAATAAGACGCTTGATGAACAGCTGATAGATTTCGCTACCAACTCTGGCGGATTATTGCTGGATGGCTTTGGTGATGGCGGTTGGTTATGGAATCATACACAGCACGTGAGCAATGAAAAGATCACCGGCCGCACTTACCTCGAAGTAAAGAACAACCACCAGTTCCTGAATAATACTGCATTCTCTATTCTGCAGGCAACCCGTACGCGCATCAGCAAGACAGAATACATCAGCTGTCCTAGTTGTGGACGTACGCTATTCGACTTGCAGGAAACTACTTCAAAAATTCGCAACGCTACCAACCACCTGAAAGGTGTGAAGATCGCGATCATGGGTTGCATCGTGAATGGTCCCGGCGAAATGGCTGACGCTGACTTTGGTTATGTCGGCAGCGGACCTGGTAAGATCACGTTATACAAAGGCAAGGAAGTGGTGAAACGTAACGTGCCCAGCGAGATAGCTGTGAACGAACTGATAGAATTGCTGAAAGAGAACGACGCGTGGGTAGAACCACCTGCTGTTATGGCTTAA
- a CDS encoding alanine dehydrogenase — protein sequence MSKRPYISPSFSYVPLEEALEILPKKKKLFIGIPKESSFQENRIALTPEAVSVIVNNGHDVVVEHAAGEGSFYFDSDYSEAGARIVYDKVELYKATTIIKSAPIDEEEAELLQPNQVVISPIHLPFLKTEMLEVLIQKKIIAIAFESIKDDAGSYPIVRSMSEIAGSSAILTAAKYLSNVHKGKGILLGGISGVPPAEVLIIGAGIVGEFAARTALGLGASVKIFDNSIYRLMRLQHNIGQRCFTSVLDPVTLSEALTNADVAVGALKPINGITPVVVTDEMVSNMKAGSVIIDVSIDRGGCFETSKLTTHENPVFKKYDVIHYCVPNIASGVSRTASRAISNVLMPIVQQCADMGGVEGVIQAKSGIRNGVYLYKGCVTNAPIAKRFNLKYTDLDLLLAAQS from the coding sequence ATGAGCAAAAGACCGTACATTTCACCTTCGTTTTCCTATGTTCCTTTAGAGGAGGCGTTGGAGATATTGCCGAAGAAAAAGAAGCTATTCATTGGTATCCCCAAAGAATCATCTTTCCAGGAAAATCGTATAGCGCTGACGCCTGAAGCAGTGTCCGTTATTGTGAACAATGGCCATGACGTGGTGGTAGAACATGCCGCAGGTGAAGGGTCATTCTATTTCGATAGCGACTATAGCGAGGCCGGCGCGCGCATCGTGTATGATAAAGTGGAGCTGTATAAGGCTACTACTATCATCAAATCGGCGCCAATAGATGAAGAGGAAGCCGAACTGTTGCAACCCAACCAGGTGGTGATCTCTCCCATACACCTGCCTTTCCTGAAAACCGAAATGCTCGAGGTGTTGATACAAAAGAAGATCATCGCTATTGCATTTGAATCTATAAAAGATGATGCGGGCAGCTATCCTATCGTACGCTCTATGAGTGAGATAGCAGGTAGCTCCGCAATATTGACCGCCGCCAAGTACCTGAGCAATGTGCACAAAGGCAAAGGCATACTGCTTGGGGGTATCTCTGGTGTACCGCCTGCCGAAGTGCTGATAATAGGCGCTGGTATCGTGGGTGAGTTTGCCGCACGTACTGCACTTGGTCTTGGCGCATCGGTGAAAATATTCGACAACTCCATCTACCGCCTTATGCGCCTGCAGCACAACATCGGACAAAGGTGTTTTACATCGGTGCTCGATCCTGTTACGCTGTCAGAGGCACTCACTAATGCAGACGTCGCAGTTGGTGCATTAAAGCCCATCAATGGTATCACACCTGTTGTCGTGACCGATGAGATGGTGAGCAACATGAAAGCCGGCTCAGTGATCATCGACGTGAGCATCGACCGTGGCGGTTGCTTCGAAACCTCGAAACTCACTACACACGAAAATCCTGTCTTCAAGAAATACGATGTGATACACTACTGCGTGCCGAACATAGCTTCGGGCGTATCACGTACAGCCTCGCGCGCCATCAGCAATGTATTGATGCCTATTGTGCAGCAATGCGCCGATATGGGCGGGGTAGAAGGCGTGATACAGGCCAAGAGCGGCATTCGCAACGGTGTGTACCTCTATAAAGGCTGCGTGACCAACGCGCCTATCGCCAAACGTTTTAACCTTAAATATACAGACCTCGACCTGCTGCTAGCCGCGCAGAGTTAA
- a CDS encoding alpha/beta fold hydrolase — protein sequence MQYEIKHLGKFKFVEEGEGEPLVLLHGLFGALSNFTPLVDHFKATHRVIIPMLPLYDLSVLDTSVNGLAKYVQKFIEAMDLNHVHLLGNSLGGHIGLVYTLKEQHKVKSIILTGSSGLYENGMGETYPKRGDYEFIKKKTELTFYDPKTANKELVDEVYSIVNNRLKAIKVIALAKSAIRHNLGDELKQIKVPTCLIWGKNDTVTPPMVAEEFKSLIPNSELHWIDKCGHAAMMEVPDEFNKILDQFLDKHKG from the coding sequence ATGCAATACGAGATCAAACACTTAGGCAAATTTAAGTTTGTAGAGGAGGGTGAGGGAGAGCCACTCGTCCTGTTGCATGGCTTGTTTGGCGCACTTAGCAATTTCACCCCGCTGGTAGATCATTTTAAGGCTACACACAGGGTTATCATCCCCATGTTGCCCCTGTACGACCTTTCGGTGCTCGACACTTCGGTGAACGGCCTTGCCAAATATGTGCAGAAGTTTATTGAGGCTATGGACCTGAACCATGTGCACCTATTGGGCAACTCGCTGGGTGGGCACATAGGCCTGGTGTATACCTTGAAGGAGCAACATAAAGTAAAATCCATCATCCTTACCGGCAGCTCGGGTCTGTACGAGAACGGTATGGGCGAAACATATCCTAAACGCGGCGATTACGAGTTCATCAAGAAGAAGACAGAGCTCACCTTTTACGATCCGAAGACGGCCAATAAAGAGCTGGTGGATGAGGTCTATTCAATCGTAAATAATAGGCTGAAAGCGATAAAAGTCATAGCTTTGGCTAAATCAGCTATTCGTCACAATCTCGGCGATGAACTGAAGCAGATCAAAGTTCCTACCTGCCTCATATGGGGAAAAAATGACACGGTCACCCCTCCGATGGTAGCTGAGGAATTCAAATCGCTGATCCCGAATTCAGAATTGCACTGGATCGACAAATGCGGACACGCAGCTATGATGGAAGTGCCCGATGAATTCAATAAGATCCTCGACCAATTTCTGGATAAGCACAAAGGATAA
- a CDS encoding O-antigen ligase family protein, whose protein sequence is MQPQGIQLNKWEKGIGIGILLMLVALASFLSEPLLLVTPFVFLFVLMTGLNWKLAFWFLLFSIPGSIELNFLGDTLSTSVPDEPIMWLLLLVFMILWAKQPNILPAWWWKNPIVMIVVLQYLWMIVCVIYSKETMLSVKFMAAKTWFLVSFFVLPVFIFKEKKDFKKAFIVLLVPLFITMVIILIRHAMLGFSFRKIEKAISEIYTNHVDYSTILSMVFCLLWIAFPLTRGTTWLMRLTVLFLIIFFLPVLYLTFARAAMVAVVFAIGISIMVRLRLVNIVMPLFYGCLAVLMVFVVRDNHFLNFRPNFQKTFMHNKFEDHIIATIQGRDMSSMERVYRWIAAVRMSKEEPVTGYGPNAFYYYYKPYAVSSFKTYVSRNDEHSTTHNYYLYMLVEQGYPGMILYAIFVVVVFAVGQRTYHRFKDRFYKKVTLGLIMMFAAGFINNFFSELLESHKVGTVFYLGIALLVILDHKSRQLEQGIDEEQAVIKP, encoded by the coding sequence ATGCAGCCACAAGGTATTCAACTGAATAAATGGGAAAAGGGTATCGGCATCGGCATACTGCTGATGCTGGTAGCTCTTGCCAGCTTTTTGAGTGAACCACTGTTGCTGGTTACGCCATTTGTGTTCCTGTTCGTATTGATGACAGGACTCAACTGGAAGCTGGCTTTCTGGTTCCTTTTGTTCAGTATACCGGGTTCTATCGAGCTTAACTTTCTGGGTGATACTCTTTCTACTTCTGTGCCCGATGAGCCGATCATGTGGCTCTTGCTGTTAGTGTTCATGATACTCTGGGCAAAGCAGCCTAATATACTGCCTGCCTGGTGGTGGAAGAATCCGATCGTAATGATCGTAGTGCTGCAATATCTCTGGATGATCGTCTGTGTGATCTACTCAAAAGAGACCATGCTTTCGGTGAAATTCATGGCCGCCAAAACATGGTTCCTTGTTTCGTTCTTCGTACTGCCGGTATTTATTTTCAAAGAGAAAAAAGACTTCAAGAAAGCTTTTATAGTATTGCTGGTACCACTGTTCATTACAATGGTCATCATCCTTATCAGGCATGCTATGCTGGGTTTCTCCTTCCGTAAGATCGAGAAAGCAATCTCTGAGATATATACCAACCACGTTGACTACTCAACGATACTGTCAATGGTGTTCTGCTTATTGTGGATCGCCTTCCCGCTGACACGCGGTACCACCTGGCTGATGCGCCTTACGGTACTATTCCTGATCATTTTCTTCCTGCCCGTACTCTACCTGACCTTTGCCCGCGCGGCTATGGTGGCGGTTGTGTTCGCTATAGGTATTAGTATTATGGTGAGGCTGCGCCTGGTGAATATTGTTATGCCGTTGTTTTATGGCTGCCTGGCAGTATTGATGGTATTTGTGGTGCGCGATAATCACTTCCTCAATTTCCGTCCCAACTTCCAGAAGACCTTCATGCACAACAAATTTGAAGACCACATCATCGCCACCATCCAGGGCCGCGATATGTCTTCAATGGAACGTGTGTATCGCTGGATAGCTGCGGTGCGTATGAGTAAGGAAGAACCGGTGACAGGTTACGGACCTAACGCATTCTATTATTACTACAAGCCTTACGCGGTTTCTTCATTCAAAACTTATGTGAGCCGTAACGACGAACATTCTACCACGCACAACTACTATCTGTACATGTTGGTGGAACAGGGGTATCCGGGTATGATACTCTACGCCATTTTTGTGGTGGTGGTGTTTGCGGTAGGACAGCGAACGTATCACCGCTTCAAAGACCGGTTCTATAAAAAGGTAACGCTGGGCCTTATCATGATGTTTGCAGCAGGCTTCATCAACAACTTTTTCTCAGAGCTGCTGGAAAGCCACAAGGTGGGCACTGTCTTCTATCTAGGAATCGCCCTGCTTGTGATTCTCGACCACAAGAGCCGACAACTTGAACAGGGCATCGATGAAGAGCAGGCTGTAATTAAGCCATAA
- a CDS encoding DUF3109 family protein has translation MIAIDNVLLSDDVVEAQFVCDLNACKGGCCVDGDCGAPLTEEETKKIAEVYPIVKPYLAAEYIAEIEKQGTHTIDDEYGYVTPTVNGGICTYAYTDEVGIVKCAIEKAWKEGKIDFQKPISCHLYPIRIKDMGEYEAVNYEPRKKLCRPACKLGKQLKVPVYQFLKGSIIRKYGEEFYDTLDAVAKKMEEDRG, from the coding sequence ATGATAGCAATAGACAACGTACTGCTGAGTGATGATGTAGTGGAAGCACAATTCGTGTGCGACCTGAACGCCTGTAAAGGTGGCTGCTGTGTAGATGGTGACTGTGGTGCGCCGCTTACCGAAGAAGAAACAAAGAAGATAGCAGAAGTATATCCCATAGTAAAACCTTACCTGGCTGCCGAGTACATCGCCGAGATAGAAAAACAAGGCACGCACACCATAGACGATGAGTACGGCTATGTGACACCAACAGTAAATGGTGGCATCTGTACCTACGCTTATACTGACGAAGTAGGCATTGTAAAATGTGCTATCGAAAAAGCCTGGAAAGAAGGTAAGATAGATTTCCAGAAACCGATCTCCTGCCATTTATACCCGATCCGCATCAAGGATATGGGCGAGTACGAAGCAGTGAACTACGAGCCGCGCAAAAAGCTTTGCCGTCCTGCTTGCAAACTTGGCAAACAACTCAAAGTACCGGTTTACCAGTTCCTGAAAGGTTCCATCATCCGCAAATACGGCGAAGAATTTTATGATACTCTGGATGCTGTAGCGAAGAAGATGGAAGAAGACCGCGGTTAG
- the rpoN gene encoding RNA polymerase factor sigma-54 → MKLLQIPTANLEERIKEEMEENPALEYTDEGEEPTDDYNLNESEDSDFEGDSEDVELSNDTADKVDLDDFLRREDDEGGGYDSGDDYYGGGGEERTGSPVRVENNFHDHLLDQLGMLELDERTHKIAEQVIGSIDEDGYLRREITALVDDLAFGQNIYTSVEEVTDILTQIQNQFDPPGVGAWTLQECLLLQLKRQPQTKPVKNAVAVIDKYFNEFIKKHYDKIQRHLGLNNDQFKEVINIIIKLNPKPGSAFAIVNKAESYIIPDFFVFNNNGVLELSLNAKNAPELRVSEGYKEMMRAYDRGDKKDKRQKEALLFIKQKLDAAKWFIDAIKQRQHTLLQTMQAIIEFQREFFLTGDETTLRPMILKDIAQRTQLDVSTVSRVANSKFVQTEFGTYKLKYFFSEALQTESGEEVSTREVKTILNEIIGGENKRKPYSDEKLTDMLQEKGYNIARRTVAKYREQLNIPVARLRKEL, encoded by the coding sequence ATGAAACTGCTGCAGATCCCTACTGCCAACCTGGAAGAACGAATTAAGGAAGAAATGGAGGAAAACCCCGCCCTGGAATATACCGATGAAGGCGAGGAACCTACGGACGATTATAACCTGAATGAGAGCGAGGATAGTGATTTTGAAGGAGATAGCGAAGATGTAGAATTGAGCAACGATACCGCCGATAAAGTAGACCTGGACGATTTTCTGCGCCGCGAGGACGATGAAGGCGGAGGCTACGACTCGGGTGACGACTACTATGGCGGAGGCGGAGAAGAAAGAACAGGCTCGCCGGTAAGGGTGGAGAATAACTTTCACGACCACCTGTTGGACCAGCTGGGCATGCTGGAGCTGGACGAGCGTACCCATAAGATTGCAGAACAAGTTATTGGCAGCATAGACGAAGATGGCTACCTGCGCCGGGAGATCACCGCGCTGGTAGATGATCTTGCATTCGGTCAGAATATCTATACCTCGGTAGAAGAAGTGACCGATATACTGACGCAGATACAAAACCAGTTTGACCCACCGGGTGTAGGTGCATGGACCCTGCAGGAATGCCTGCTACTACAGCTGAAACGCCAGCCCCAAACCAAGCCGGTAAAGAACGCGGTAGCGGTAATCGATAAATACTTCAACGAGTTCATCAAGAAGCACTACGATAAGATACAGCGCCACCTGGGACTGAATAATGACCAGTTCAAGGAGGTCATCAATATCATTATCAAGCTGAACCCCAAGCCGGGCTCTGCCTTTGCCATCGTAAACAAGGCAGAGAGCTATATCATACCTGACTTTTTCGTTTTCAACAATAATGGCGTCCTAGAGCTTTCTTTGAATGCCAAGAACGCGCCCGAGTTGCGTGTGTCAGAAGGATATAAGGAAATGATGCGCGCTTATGACCGTGGTGATAAAAAGGATAAACGCCAGAAGGAAGCATTGCTATTCATCAAGCAAAAACTGGACGCAGCCAAGTGGTTCATCGACGCGATCAAACAAAGGCAACATACGCTGCTCCAAACTATGCAGGCTATTATCGAATTCCAGAGGGAGTTCTTCCTGACGGGCGACGAGACCACGTTGAGGCCGATGATCCTGAAAGACATTGCGCAACGCACGCAGCTAGATGTGTCGACCGTATCCCGCGTGGCGAACAGCAAGTTTGTGCAGACCGAATTCGGTACGTACAAACTCAAATATTTCTTCTCAGAAGCACTGCAGACGGAAAGCGGTGAAGAAGTATCTACCCGCGAAGTGAAGACGATCCTAAACGAGATCATCGGTGGTGAGAACAAACGCAAGCCATACTCTGATGAGAAACTCACCGATATGCTGCAGGAAAAAGGTTATAACATTGCTCGCCGTACAGTAGCCAAATACCGTGAGCAATTGAATATACCTGTGGCCAGGCTAAGAAAAGAATTGTAG
- a CDS encoding 7-carboxy-7-deazaguanine synthase QueE has protein sequence MEAIQQHTIAYPVMEHFYTLQGEGFYQGQAAYFIRLGGCDVGCVWCDVKDSWDASRHPQMPVSEIVAAAATHPGRIAVVTGGEPLMHDLTALSDALHKAGFRVHIETSGSSPMSGSLDWVTLSPKKFKAPLEENLRHASELKIVVFNKSDFKWAEEYAQHMSPECKLYLQPEWSKRDQMTPLIIDYIQQHPQWQLSLQTHKYINIP, from the coding sequence TTGGAAGCAATACAGCAACATACCATTGCTTACCCGGTAATGGAGCATTTTTACACCCTGCAGGGTGAAGGCTTCTACCAGGGGCAGGCAGCTTACTTCATCCGCCTCGGCGGGTGCGACGTGGGCTGCGTATGGTGCGACGTTAAAGATAGCTGGGATGCCAGCCGCCACCCGCAGATGCCGGTGAGCGAGATCGTTGCTGCAGCTGCAACTCACCCGGGCCGCATAGCAGTAGTTACCGGCGGAGAACCGTTGATGCACGACCTTACAGCTTTGAGCGACGCACTGCATAAAGCAGGTTTTCGTGTACATATAGAAACATCAGGCTCTAGCCCAATGAGTGGCAGCCTGGATTGGGTCACGCTATCGCCGAAGAAGTTTAAGGCGCCGCTTGAGGAAAACCTACGGCACGCAAGTGAGCTGAAGATCGTCGTGTTCAACAAGTCGGACTTTAAATGGGCGGAAGAATACGCGCAGCACATGTCACCGGAATGCAAACTATACCTGCAACCAGAGTGGAGCAAGCGCGACCAGATGACACCGCTGATCATTGATTATATACAACAACACCCGCAGTGGCAGCTCTCGCTGCAAACACATAAATACATCAACATTCCTTAG
- a CDS encoding undecaprenyl-diphosphate phosphatase, giving the protein MTTLEAIILGIVEGITEYLPVSSTGHMILASHFMGIATDPFTKMFEVCIQLGAILSVVVLYWRKFVDFKSWQFYLKLFVAVIPALVLGFLFNDAIEDLLERPETVAITLVLGGIVLLFIDKAFKNPQIHTEEQVTLKNSLWIGLWQCISMIPGVSRSAATIIGGMQQKLTRGIAAEFSFFLAVPTMAAATGYTLILKDWKVDGSEIKGYEMLTQSPENLKVFGIGALVSFVVAMIAIKSFIAFLQKNGFKVFGIYRIIAGIIMLLVLGWNWKG; this is encoded by the coding sequence ATGACCACGTTAGAAGCTATCATACTCGGAATAGTAGAAGGGATAACTGAATACCTACCTGTATCCTCAACAGGGCACATGATCCTGGCCAGCCATTTTATGGGTATTGCCACCGATCCGTTCACTAAGATGTTTGAAGTGTGCATACAGCTGGGCGCGATACTATCCGTAGTGGTGCTTTACTGGAGAAAGTTCGTTGACTTTAAATCGTGGCAGTTTTATTTGAAACTGTTTGTGGCGGTGATACCTGCGCTGGTGTTGGGTTTCCTATTTAATGATGCCATTGAAGACTTATTAGAACGCCCTGAAACGGTTGCAATAACCCTAGTTTTAGGTGGTATTGTGCTGTTGTTTATTGACAAAGCATTTAAGAATCCGCAGATACATACTGAAGAGCAAGTAACGCTAAAGAACAGCCTGTGGATAGGGCTCTGGCAATGTATCTCTATGATACCGGGAGTAAGCCGTAGTGCAGCCACCATTATAGGCGGGATGCAGCAAAAGCTGACACGTGGCATTGCCGCTGAATTCTCTTTCTTCCTGGCCGTGCCTACTATGGCGGCAGCCACAGGTTATACACTTATCCTGAAAGACTGGAAAGTAGATGGCAGCGAAATAAAAGGTTACGAGATGCTCACACAATCGCCTGAGAACTTAAAGGTCTTTGGCATTGGCGCGCTCGTGTCTTTCGTAGTAGCGATGATCGCTATCAAAAGCTTTATCGCTTTCCTGCAAAAGAATGGCTTTAAAGTGTTCGGCATCTACCGTATCATCGCCGGTATCATTATGCTGCTGGTACTTGGCTGGAACTGGAAAGGCTAA
- a CDS encoding CBS domain-containing protein, translating into MVIEQLISPIVPTLLPTDTGNRALFLMEENNLSQLPLISEDQYVTLVNENDVLDWDDPEKPLGKAEFHNFRPAVFASGHPYEALRLAHSQNLSIVPVVDNENKYLGAITRDELLRYITENAGLDSPGGIIVLEIDPRNYSLTEIARICENEDVFITSTQLHTNRATQKLEITIKTNQSNLDAIAASFERYKYTVKEVFGEHAHKDDIMDRYKSLMNYINM; encoded by the coding sequence ATGGTCATAGAACAACTAATATCGCCTATAGTTCCTACCCTGCTCCCGACGGATACGGGCAACCGCGCCTTGTTCCTGATGGAGGAGAACAACCTCAGCCAGCTCCCGCTTATCTCAGAAGACCAGTATGTGACCCTCGTTAATGAAAATGATGTGCTGGACTGGGATGACCCTGAGAAACCCCTTGGTAAAGCAGAGTTTCACAATTTCCGCCCGGCAGTATTCGCCAGTGGCCACCCTTACGAAGCGCTCCGCCTGGCCCACTCCCAAAATCTCAGCATTGTTCCGGTGGTTGACAATGAGAATAAATACCTCGGTGCCATTACTCGTGATGAGCTCCTGAGGTACATTACTGAGAATGCCGGACTGGACAGCCCTGGCGGTATCATAGTGCTGGAAATAGATCCACGCAATTATAGTCTTACCGAAATAGCCCGCATCTGCGAGAATGAAGATGTATTCATCACCAGCACGCAGCTGCATACCAACAGGGCTACGCAAAAGCTGGAGATAACCATAAAGACCAATCAATCGAACCTGGATGCGATAGCCGCCTCATTCGAGCGTTACAAATACACCGTAAAAGAGGTATTTGGCGAGCACGCACATAAGGACGATATCATGGATCGTTATAAATCATTGATGAACTACATTAACATGTAG
- a CDS encoding bifunctional 5,10-methylenetetrahydrofolate dehydrogenase/5,10-methenyltetrahydrofolate cyclohydrolase → MQILDGTAVAAHIKASLKQEVADLKAKGGKTPHLAAILVGNDPASEAYVGSKVKTCEELGFDSTLLRFDANITEKFLLDQVNKLNDDNKVDGILVQLPLPKHISPDLVINNINPGKDVDGFHPISQGKMLLGQPTFLPATPYGILLMLEHYNIATAGKHCVVIGRSNIVGTPMTVLMSRNANPGNCTVTMCHSKTKNLKEMVLQADIIVAAIGRPRFVTADMVKEGAIVIDVGINRVEDSTRKSGSRLVGDVDFDNVAPKSSYITPVPKGVGPMTICGLMKNTLLAARQPKTIYN, encoded by the coding sequence ATGCAAATTCTGGACGGAACAGCAGTAGCTGCCCATATCAAAGCAAGTTTGAAACAGGAAGTAGCCGATCTGAAAGCCAAAGGCGGCAAAACCCCGCACCTGGCCGCCATTTTGGTTGGTAACGACCCTGCCAGCGAAGCCTATGTCGGATCAAAAGTGAAGACCTGCGAGGAACTGGGTTTCGACTCTACCCTGCTCAGGTTTGACGCCAACATTACGGAGAAATTCCTGCTGGACCAGGTAAACAAACTGAACGACGACAACAAAGTAGATGGCATACTGGTGCAACTGCCCCTGCCCAAACACATCTCTCCCGACCTGGTGATCAACAACATCAACCCGGGTAAAGACGTGGATGGTTTCCACCCTATATCGCAGGGTAAGATGCTACTGGGACAACCAACGTTTTTGCCTGCTACTCCATACGGCATCCTGCTGATGCTGGAGCATTACAATATTGCCACCGCAGGTAAACACTGCGTGGTGATAGGCCGCAGCAACATAGTAGGTACGCCTATGACGGTACTGATGAGCCGCAATGCCAACCCCGGCAATTGCACGGTGACCATGTGCCACTCTAAAACAAAGAACCTGAAAGAAATGGTGCTTCAGGCCGATATCATCGTAGCCGCTATTGGCCGTCCACGTTTTGTGACTGCTGATATGGTGAAAGAAGGTGCTATTGTAATTGACGTAGGCATCAACCGCGTAGAAGACAGCACGCGCAAAAGCGGTTCACGTTTGGTAGGTGACGTAGACTTTGACAACGTAGCACCTAAGTCCAGCTATATTACACCGGTACCTAAGGGCGTTGGCCCGATGACCATTTGCGGGCTGATGAAAAACACCCTGCTCGCCGCCAGGCAACCAAAGACCATTTACAACTAA